A single Lactuca sativa cultivar Salinas chromosome 8, Lsat_Salinas_v11, whole genome shotgun sequence DNA region contains:
- the LOC111896123 gene encoding putative NAC domain-containing protein 94, which produces MEERSENGDKIEEIMLPGFRFHPTDEELVGFYLKRKIQQRPLSIELIKQLDIYKHDPWDLPKLAMTGEKEWYFYCPRDRKYRNSARPNRVTGAGFWKATGTDRPIYASEGSKCIGLKKSLVFYKGRAAKGIKTDWMMHEFRLPSLTDHTAPNKRFLEKTIPANDSWAICRIFKKASSTAQRTLSHSWVSPILQETPSDCNILTQHGISSNDLQHSSITNFSPNHTGSNNMSLYKPFNINPTPPTLTTTTNKHPQNSISSSEHLNYATSYPFLFQEPNYGSKSSTIDASSLLVNIPNPIFGDFDKPEGLDYITNGLHHDHQQCYINGGCFSITTLPVEMEENSIHGVQDQEGRGGLIMMKGATESVINTHFEDQWGRSSSGGYPFMSLPLGLQDAWKSSFLCDSSSEISSGFSTSNKCYI; this is translated from the exons ATGGAAGAGAGAAGTGAGAATGGTGATAAAATAGAGGAAATCATGTTGCCAGGTTTTCGGTTTCATCCCACCGACGAGGAGCTTGTTGGGTTTTACTTAAAGAGGAAGATACAACAAAGGCCACTCTCCATTGAACTCATCAAGCAATTAGATATCTATAAACATGATCCCTGGGATCTTCCAA agTTGGCTATGACCGGAGAGAAAGAATGGTACTTCTACTGTCCGAGGGACAGGAAATATCGTAACAGTGCTCGGCCAAACCGTGTGACCGGAGCTGGATTCTGGAAAGCCACAGGTACAGACCGGCCGATCTATGCCTCTGAGGGTTCAAAATGTATCGGTTTGAAGAAGTCACTTGTGTTCTATAAAGGGAGAGCTGCAAAGGGTATCAAAACCGACTGGATGATGCATGAGTTTCGGTTGCCTTCCCTTACCGATCATACTGCCCCGAACAAACGTTTTCTTGAGAAAACCATTCCTGCCAAT GACTCATGGGCAATCTGTAGAATATTCAAGAAAGCAAGCTCGACTGCACAAAGAACCCTCTCTCATTCATGGGTATCTCCAATCTTGCAAGAAACACCTTCTGACTGCAACATCCTTACTCAACATGGCATTTCTAGCAATGACTTACAACATTCATCGATCACCAACTTCTCTCCTAACCATACCGGAAGTAACAACATGTCTCTTTACAAACCCTTTAATATTAACCCAACACCCCCTACACTTACAACGACCACCAACAAACACCCACAAAATTCCATTTCTAGCAGTGAGCACCTAAATTATGCAACAAGTTATCCCTTTTTGTTCCAAGAACCTAATTACGGTTCTAAGTCATCAACAATCGATGCATCATCTTTGCTAGTTAACATACCTAATCCGATATTTGGAGATTTTGATAAACCAGAGGGTTTGGACTACATCACTAATGGGTTGCACCATGACCATCAACAATGTTACATAAATGGCGGTTGCTTCTCAATTACTACTTTACCAGTGGAAATGGAAGAAAACTCTATCCATGGGgttcaagatcaagaaggaaggGGTGGCTTGATAATGATGAAGGGTGCCACTGAGAGTGTAATCAATACGCATTTTGAGGACCAATGGGGGAGATCATCTAGTGGGGGGTACCCTTTCATGAGTTTGCCACTAGGTTTGCAAGATGCATGGAAATCTAGTTTTCTGTGTGATTCTTCTAGTGAGATTTCAAGTGGTTTTTCTACTAGTAACAAGTgctatatataa